TCGGATCCTTGATGTAAGTGTCAATCAACAGTGAATAGGTTTCACTGTGAATGTTCTCAATCGTAAGCTGGAATCCATAAAAGAATTTAGCTTCTGTGTACTGTACTTCTCGTACGAAATTTTCAGCGAGATTCTCGTTTACAATTCCGTCACTCGCCGCGAAGAAGGCCAGCACGTGCTTGATGAAGTGACGCTCATCATCGTTTAATTTATTCTCCCAATCCCACAAATCTGCACCAAGGTCAATCTCCTCGGCTGTCCAGAAACTGGCTTCCGCCTTTTTGTAAAACGACCAAATGTCGTTATGTACAATAGGAAAGAGCACAAAGCGGTCTTTGTTCTCTTTTAATATAGGCTCAAACTGTTCCATATAATTCGTTTCAATTAGTATCGTTTTGTTTCCCTTCCGCTTTCATTAGAGGCGACAATCCTACCTTCAGGCCGGCAATTCAGCCTGATATTCAGTAAGTCTGTCTCTTCTATGTTGGTTTCCTTTTTGCAGTGATTTGTCGGCAAAAAGAACGCGTTGAGCGGGGAGACAAAAATTGGAAAAAAAGAATCCTTCGGCAAAGCATTTTAATCCACATTAAGTTTAAGTTTTCAACATGACTTTTTTAACCAATACAACATGCCTTTATTATTAAGGCTTCCCGACAATAGATGTTCTGAAAGCCTTGCTATTCGGGCTTTGTACGATTGTTAATCAATTCATGAAAAAAGAAATAAACAATTGCGTTCAATGCAAAAAAATTGTTTCCTCCATGTCAAAAAACGATAAGATTCGTCACCGAATCCGGATAACAATTTCTATAAAATGCAGCCTTAAAAGGAAGGCATGCAAATCATAGTTTTAACAAAAAGTAGGTGAATAAAATTTCGACAAAAATTCCTTGCTTTTCAGGCAGAGAATCTTATTTTATATGCGGTAAACGGATTTAGGACTTCGGTTTCCTGCTTGATTTCTTTTCATCCTCAAGCAATTGATCGGCTTCAGCCAGCTGGGCGAAAAATTCTTCTCCGTATTTGCGGATGATAGGTTCCTTTAAAAAACGATAAACCTTCACATTTAACTTATCACCACAGGTGCAGGCCGGTTTACAAATGGGCCATTGATGATAATTTAAAGCATCCCCCGCTTTGGTTTTGGAAACGCGAATGGGGTAGAGCTGACAACTGATCGGCTTGCGGTAATTTACTTTTCCCTTTTCCCAGGCAAGTTCAATACCACATTTCGTTATCCCTTTTTCATCGAAAATTACATAGGCACACTCAGCTCCGTTTACCAAGGGAGTAACAAATTCACCATCATCGTCCTTCACATAGGTGCCTTGCTCTTCAATGG
This genomic interval from Flavobacteriales bacterium contains the following:
- a CDS encoding DUF3109 family protein, producing the protein MIIIDDKLVSDDLLEKKFVCDLNACKGACCIEGDSGAPLEDDELEILDSIYKKVKPFLRKEGIKAIEEQGTYVKDDDGEFVTPLVNGAECAYVIFDEKGITKCGIELAWEKGKVNYRKPISCQLYPIRVSKTKAGDALNYHQWPICKPACTCGDKLNVKVYRFLKEPIIRKYGEEFFAQLAEADQLLEDEKKSSRKPKS